Below is a window of Ralstonia nicotianae DNA.
GCAGCGCGCTCGACATGGCGGACTACCGCAACCGCGCCGTCTACATCGGCGCCAGGGTGCCGCTCACGCCGGCGCTGGCCTTCATCACCACGCTCACCGCCGACCGCGTCCGGCACCAGGGCGACAGCGGCAACCGCTTCACCGGCGCGGCCGCGCTCGACTACAGCCTCTCCAAACGCACCGACGTCTACGCCAGCGTCGACTACACCTCGGTGCGCGGTGCCTGGGCGACGCTCGCCTCAGTGCCCGGCTTCGCCACGCCCTTGTTCGGCTACAGCAGCCGGCTGGGTGTGATGGCGGGGCTGCGGCACAAATTCTGACGGAGCCTGTGCATGCCTTCCCCTGCCTTTCCCTTCCGCAAATCGATCGCCACCGTGTCGCTGTCGGGCACGCTGCCCGAGAAACTGGAAGCCGCCGCGGCCGCCGGCTTCGACGGCGTCGAACTGTTCGAGCATGATCTGCTGACCTTCGACGGCACCCCCGCAGACGTCCGCCGCATCGTGCGCGACCTGGGGCTGGAGATCACCCTCTTCCAGCCCTTCCGGGATTTCGAAGGCATGCCCGACGCGCTGCGCGAGCGCGCCCTGGCCCGCGCCGAGCGCAAGTTCGACCTGATGCAGGAACTGGGCACCGGCCTCGTGCTGGTGTGCAGCAACACGCAGGAACACGCGCTGCCCGACCCCGCGCGCGCCGCCGCCGACCTCGCCGAGATGGCCGAGCGCGCGGCGCGGCGCGGGCTGCGGGTCGGCTTCGAGGCGCTGGCGTGGGGCCGCCACGTCAACCGCTGGCGGCAGGCGTGGGAGATCGTCCGCCGGGCGGACCACCCGGCGCTGGGGCTGATCCTCGACAGCTTCCACACGCTATCGGTGGGCGACACGCTCGACGGGCTGGAAGACGTGAGCGCCGACAAGCTCGCCTTCGTGCAGCTGGCCGACGCGCCGCGCCTGTCGATGGATGCGCTGTCGTGGAGCCGCCACTACCGCAACTTCCCCGGCCAGGGTGAACTGCCGGTCGTCGCCTTCACGCGCAAGGTCATCGACTGCGGCTATCGCGGGCCGCTGTCGCTGGAGGTCTTCAACGACGAATTCCGCGCCGCGCCGGCCCGCCAGACCGCGATGGACGGCCTGCGCTCGCTGATCTGGCTGGAGGCCGAATGCGGCGCCGACACCCTGCCGGCGCCGCCGCGCTTCGGCGGCGTGGAGTTCCTCGAGTTTGCGGTGGACTACCGCACCGGGCTGGCGCTGGCCGCGCAGGTCAAGGCGCTCGGCTTCCGCCACGCCGGCCGGCACCGCTCCAAGGCGGTAGACCTGTACCGGCAGGGCAGCGTCAACCTGATCCTCAACAGCGAGCAGGACAGCGCCGCCGCCGAGCATTTCGCGCTGCACGGCCCGTCGGTGTGCGCGATCGGACTGCGCGTGGACGATGCCCGGCGCGCCCTGGCCCGCGCCCGCGCGCTGCTGTGCCGCGAGTGGCAGGAGC
It encodes the following:
- a CDS encoding bifunctional sugar phosphate isomerase/epimerase/4-hydroxyphenylpyruvate dioxygenase family protein, with translation MPSPAFPFRKSIATVSLSGTLPEKLEAAAAAGFDGVELFEHDLLTFDGTPADVRRIVRDLGLEITLFQPFRDFEGMPDALRERALARAERKFDLMQELGTGLVLVCSNTQEHALPDPARAAADLAEMAERAARRGLRVGFEALAWGRHVNRWRQAWEIVRRADHPALGLILDSFHTLSVGDTLDGLEDVSADKLAFVQLADAPRLSMDALSWSRHYRNFPGQGELPVVAFTRKVIDCGYRGPLSLEVFNDEFRAAPARQTAMDGLRSLIWLEAECGADTLPAPPRFGGVEFLEFAVDYRTGLALAAQVKALGFRHAGRHRSKAVDLYRQGSVNLILNSEQDSAAAEHFALHGPSVCAIGLRVDDARRALARARALLCREWQERIGANERRIPALRTPDGMLMYLVDGDGPRTIYDDDFLLKPPPAAGESGNEPPYRLDHIAQALPAHRMDTFVLFYRAVLGLQPLALQEIPDPYGLVRSRAMVSADGALRLPLSVSESGRTSTGRLVSAYAGAGIQHIALGTPRILETLADVVQGGARLLHIPENYYDDLEARHPLSAEQVEALRDAAVLYDRDPHGEFLHAYTVPFHDRFFFELVQRDGYAGFGAANAAVRMAAQAAMTPYRQEA